Proteins encoded within one genomic window of Dyadobacter chenhuakuii:
- a CDS encoding gluconate 2-dehydrogenase subunit 3 family protein: MERRVALKSMALAMGAMAGLPAWASGWSKGTLEKGTLLTADQSKILTGMVETIIPKTDTPGAGELGVGGFVQKMVTDCYDSKAQASLKSGISNLDEQSIQRFGKSFADAGKDQRMQLLQDMDKGSDAGQKAFLGMVKNLTIQGYMSSEYVMTNLTHYEMIPARYHGCVPVTKG, from the coding sequence ATGGAAAGACGCGTAGCGCTTAAAAGCATGGCACTGGCCATGGGCGCAATGGCGGGGCTGCCTGCTTGGGCATCCGGATGGAGCAAGGGCACTTTGGAAAAAGGTACATTGCTTACAGCCGACCAGTCTAAAATATTGACCGGAATGGTGGAAACCATTATCCCAAAAACAGACACGCCGGGTGCAGGCGAACTGGGCGTAGGTGGTTTTGTTCAAAAAATGGTGACAGATTGCTACGATAGCAAAGCGCAGGCAAGCCTGAAAAGCGGCATTTCCAACTTGGACGAGCAGAGCATTCAGCGGTTTGGTAAATCATTTGCCGACGCAGGCAAAGATCAGCGCATGCAGCTTTTGCAGGATATGGACAAAGGCAGCGACGCAGGCCAGAAAGCGTTTTTAGGAATGGTTAAAAACCTGACGATTCAAGGTTATATGTCGTCGGAATATGTGATGACCAATCTGACCCATTATGAAATGATCCCGGCACGTTACCACGGCTGCGTTCCGGTTACAAAAGGCTAG